One window of Papaver somniferum cultivar HN1 chromosome 9, ASM357369v1, whole genome shotgun sequence genomic DNA carries:
- the LOC113311214 gene encoding uncharacterized protein LOC113311214, with protein MLKILANKNTNSIHNAGMFNDKAAGNNRSDDIPNEQNPSVPTICDEIENESSQINERHVCNHYDEEVNQEDNQVNTLNIDGYQPLFKAIDVLDWKTVKKYIHDHQTTIKEIFITRDSRKEIHTILNAAACCHQFTFLKEFLKMVPPEMLEFVDPDVGYTILHKVAHLGEAKFVMALVEKNSNLMQIRSSSNDKQQCVPLVTAAGSCVSDGQKEVVEYLWSVTRDTHPSPFTGEQVSVLLIGLVRASMYGIALSVCQRFPGLVKVEMAEVLNIIVERPFAFLSGSNLNWWQRSIYALPLIRKLYDQKLMHKQAVALTKYFLALLQKKRLDKVGVKEIFLKLNLLKMAMKFGTTEFVLESLRVFPFLCLHENEGDISHTCLKLVLRERNEMIYNFMCILKQGNLRDMVSTLDESNNSILHYCAELPHNRRLNAISGAAFQMQQEIQWFKWVESTMVPADRFVRNKDGDTAHMLFTEKHKGLMKEGEKWMKDLSTSCMVVAALISTAAFTAAITVPGGNHANGLPVLLNWNSFMVFVAADSLALFSSIISVLMFLAVFTSRYSEEDFLKALPQRLILGLATLFISMASILVSFGATFIIILGKRIHWAPVSVSLFSCAPVLLFGFLQFPLFVEMVISTYWPIISRKQDYRIYEPYFSETEWTMFLGKKKGER; from the exons ATGTTAAAGATACTAGCAAATAAAAATACTAATAGTATCCATAATGCTGGTATGTTTAATGATAAAGCTGCAGGAAATAATAGATCAGACGACATCCCTAATGAACAAAATCCTAGTGTTCCAACAATTTGTGATGAAATAGAAAATGAATCATCACAAATTAATGAGCGACACG TTTGCAACCATTATGATGAAGAGGTTAACCAGGAGGATAATCAAGTAAATACACTTAATATTGATGGATATCAGCCTCTATTCAAAGCAATAGATGTACTAGACTGGAAAACGGTTAAGAAATATATACACGATCACCAAACAACCATTAAAGAAATCTTCATAACAAGAGATTCGAGAAAGGAAATTCATACTATTCTCAACGCAGCTGCATGCTGTCACCAGTTTACGTTTCTGAAGGAATTTCTGAAAATGGTGCCGCCAGAAATGCTTGAATTTGTGGACCCAGATGTTGGGTATACAATATTGCACAAAGTTGCTCACTTGGGAGAAGCAAAATTTGTGATGGCGTTGGTGGAGAAGAACTCCAACCTGATGCAAATCCGGAGTTCCAGTAACGATAAACAACAATGTGTGCCACTCGTCACGGCGGCTGGAAGTTGTGTTTCAGATGGACAAAAGGAAGTGGTGGAGTATCTATGGTCTGTAACTAGAGACACCCACCCAAGTCCATTCACTGGTGAACAGGTTTCTGTGCTACTCATCGGTTTAGTGAGAGCCAGTATGTATG GTATTGCATTATCTGTATGCCAACGATTCCCAGGATTGGTGAAAGTGGAAATGGCGGAGGTATTAAATATTATTGTGGAGAGACCGTTTGCATTTTTAAGTGGATCAAACCTAAACTGGTGGCAACGCAGCATCTATGCAT TGCCTCTTATCAGGAAGTTATACGATCAAAAGTTAATGCACAAACAAGCTGTTGCGTTGACAAAGTATTTCCTAGCACTGCTACAGAAAAAAAGATTGGACAAGGTGGGCGTTAAAGAAATCTTTCTCAAATTAAATTTGTTGAAGATGGCTATGAAATTCGGAACCACAGAATTCGTACTGGAGTCTTTACGGGTATTTCCTTTCCTATGTTTGCATGAAAATGAGGGAGATATAAGTCACACATGTTTAAAGTTGGTCCTCCGCGAGCGGAATGAAATGATATATAATTTCATGTGTATCCTAAAACAAGGAAACCTACGCGATATGGTTTCTACACTCGACGAGAGCAATAATAGTATCCTTCATTACTGTGCCGAGTTACCTCATAACCGACGACTCAATGCTATATCTGGTGCAGCATTTCAGATGCAACAAGAAATACAATGGTTCAAG TGGGTGGAAAGTACAATGGTACCAGCAGATAGGTTTGTAAGAAACAAAGATGGCGATACAGCTCACATGTTATTCACGGAGAAGCACAAGGGACTGATGAAGGAAGGAGAGAAGTGGATGAAAGATTTATCTACATCGTGCATGGTAGTAGCTGCTCTAATATCTACTGCAGCATTTACCGCTGCTATCACAGTACCTGGAGGAAACCATGCTAATGGTCTTCCAGTATTATTGAATTGGAATTCTTTTATGGTATTTGTCGCAGCAGATTCCTTGGCTCTTTTCTCCTCGATCATATCAGTGCTAATGTTCTTGGCTGTATTCACATCACGGTATTCTGAAGAAGATTTCTTAAAAGCCCTACCACAAAGACTAATATTAGGTCTTGCAACACTATTCATATCGATGGCCAGCATATTGGTTTCATTTGGAGCAACTTTTATAATTATTCTCGGAAAACGGATTCATTGGGCTCCGGTATCTGTATCGCTCTTCAGTTGTGCTCCAGTACTATTGTTTGGGTTTCTGCAATTCCCATTGTTTGTTGAAATGGTAATTTCCACTTACTGGCCTATAATTTCACGGAAACAAGACTATCGTATTTATGAGCCATACTTCTCAGAAACAGAGTGGACTATGTTCTTGGGAAAGAAAAAGGGTGAGAGGTGA